DNA sequence from the Fusarium verticillioides 7600 chromosome 2, whole genome shotgun sequence genome:
TGGTGCTCAGGTGCTGTGTGTACTCGGGAAGACCAACACCGCCGGAGTGAGGAACAATAGGCACACcaaacttcttggccatgaggagGACGGCAAGGACCTCGTTAACACCACCCATACGGCAGGCATCGATCTGACACACATCGATGGCGCCAGTCTGGAGGagttgcttgaagatgacacGGTTCTGGCACATCTCACCAGTAGCGACACCAATGCCGTAAGGCTTAAGGGCATCACGAACAGCCTTGTGACCGAGGACATCATCGGGGGATGTAGGCTCCTCGATGAACCAAGGCTTGAAGTCGGCGAGCTGCTTCATGTACTCAATGGCCTCAGGAACGGACCAGACCTGGTTGGCATCTGTCATGAGAACATTGCCCCTGTCGTAACCAATGACCTCGCGAGCAATGCCTAGGCGCTTGCGGTCGCGCTCAATGTCGCCAccgaccttgaccttgaagtgTTTGTACCCAGCATTGAGGGTTTCCTGAAGCAGGCTCTTCATTTTATCCTCTCCGTATCCAAGCCAGCCAGCACTCGTTGTGTAAGCAGGCACAGCGCGGTtgttgagagcttcttcgagtcgCTTAGCCTTGGTAGACTCCTGCTCCTTAAGCATAGCGACGGCCTCCTCGGGAGTGATGGCATCGGTGATGTAACGGAAGTCAATGCAGCTGACGAACTCCTCAGGGCTCATGTCAGCGACGATGCGCCAGACGGGTTtgttgagggtcttggccCAGAGATCCCAGACAGCGTTGACGACGGCACCGAGAGCGAGGTGGATAACACCCTTCTCGGGGCCGATCCATCGGAGCTGACTGTCGTTGACAAGATGTCGCCATGTCTGACCCCAGTTTGCGACGAGAGAGGAGAGTGTCCTGCCCTTGAGACGCTCGGCGACGTGGTTGATGGCAGCGCAGACGATGTCGTTTCCACGGCCAATAGTGAAGGTCTATACAAAGTCAGCTACAATCGAGACGGTCTATGAAGGCATTGAGTACTGACCATTCCGTGACCGGTGTATTCAGAGTCTGTCTCGAGGATGCAGTAGGCGGAGGAGTAGTTGCCAGCAGCGTTCATGGCATCGGAGCCGGTTCCGTCGAGAGAAGTAGGAAAGCGAACATCGCGAGTCTTCCAGCCTGTAATTGTGATTTCACCCATGATTGCGGCGGTTTATTCGTATATTTATTCGAAGTTGTAAGTAATTGTCGAGTATGAGAGAGCTCAGTGAAGCATCAGTGACACTCTTGAGGTGGGGTGAGCTCCGAACACGCGGGGAGAGGGGGAGGTTTCAGTGAATGGTGAGGAGTTATGATGAGAGGATCACAgcgagaaaaaaaaagaaatacaGAATCGTCAAGATTATAATGAATCAATTGAGGCTAAatagagattgaagctgggAACGTCATGTTTTATAGCTTCTCCCTTTTGCTGGTCCCtttttttctcctcctcccacaGACTCTCTCATGAGACCTCACCCATTGTCACGATGTGGGGTAAGACAAGAGTCGAGATGCCATGACGACCAATTCCTCAGCGTCTGATTGATGGAATAACGGGATCCGCTCACTGGAAACCCCCATGAAAGTGAATTTGTATATCATGAGAAGCCATCCGCCGGCATGTTCTTGCCGATAAATATGCTTGGGTTTGGAGAGACGAGAGTTGGTGATTGGGGGTGGGtttggggggaggggggggaGCAATTTGTTAA
Encoded proteins:
- a CDS encoding mandelate racemase; the encoded protein is MGEITITGWKTRDVRFPTSLDGTGSDAMNAAGNYSSAYCILETDSEYTGHGMTFTIGRGNDIVCAAINHVAERLKGRTLSSLVANWGQTWRHLVNDSQLRWIGPEKGVIHLALGAVVNAVWDLWAKTLNKPVWRIVADMSPEEFVSCIDFRYITDAITPEEAVAMLKEQESTKAKRLEEALNNRAVPAYTTSAGWLGYGEDKMKSLLQETLNAGYKHFKVKVGGDIERDRKRLGIAREVIGYDRGNVLMTDANQVWSVPEAIEYMKQLADFKPWFIEEPTSPDDVLGHKAVRDALKPYGIGVATGEMCQNRVIFKQLLQTGAIDVCQIDACRMGGVNEVLAVLLMAKKFGVPIVPHSGGVGLPEYTQHLSTIDYVVVSGKLSVLEYVDHLHEHFFHPSVIKDGYYTTPVEPGYSVEMKPESMDRFSYPGEKGVSWWTSDEAKVILDGEKI